The sequence TGAAACTAATATTTGTTATCCATTCAGCCTCCTCCCAGACGGAGGACCAATTAAGTATTTATTCTCGCTATTATTGTAGAGCTGTGCAGGAGAATAATAATAACGTGCTAGTGGAGCGCTATCTAAAGCCTCTTTCACTTTGCTTTTactttttctttgtgtttctCTTTAAGTCAcacctgggttttttttttcatttccctgTCCGTCTTTCTTTCTTTAGGGTGTTATTTTCAGCAGCCTTTCTGTTCCTCCTCTCCGTCTTTGTCTATTTGGTGCTGACTTTaaatgtgcctctctctctctctctctctctcgctctctctctctctctctctccccccccccccccggtggctGCGTTCTCCGTCACTTTCACCCTCTGTTGCCCAGGCCCTCCCTCACTTCATCACTTGCATCCTCTTCCTCTCGGCGTTGTTTAACCTTATTCCTCCCGTGGCTGAGAATCACGCCGTCAGTGTGACAGGTTTCGAGTAACTTCGAGTAATTCTTTCCTCTGCGGTTAGAAATGGTGTGGTGAGACGTGAGGACCGAGGCTTGCGTGTCTCCATACCTCCTCCGTTCACAACCCAGCAATATACCCAGTCTATATCAGTCTACCCTGCTCACCCTTATTTGTACCTCTCTCTGGCCCCTCTTTCTCCTCAGTACTTCCACTGCTGTGCAAGAGTATAACACACGGTGTTACTTTCAATAACCCCGTCATCATTTCCGTGATACCCACAGGGCCAAGTGGCCTTCTCCAGTGTAAACTATACTACTAGTCTCTGTGTTTGTTGCCTGCCAGGTATAGCGGGCATTTTGCCACAGACAAATAAAAATGCAAGtgtgcatccgggtagcgtggcggtctattccgttgcccaccaacacggggcttactggttcgaatccccgtgttgcctccggcttggtcgggcatccttatagacacaattggccgtgtctgcgggtgggaagcccgatgtgggtcgctgcactagcatctcatctggtcggtcggggcgcctgtttgggggcgggggcggactagggggaatagcgtgatcccccccacgcgctacatccccctggtgaaactcctcactgtcaggtgaaaagaagcggctggtgactccacatgtatcggaggaggcctgtggtagtctgcagccctccccgggtcggcagagggggcggagcagcgaccgggactgctcggaagagtggggtaattggccggatacaactggggagaaaaacggggaatgaacccaaaaaaagaggaagaaaaaaacaagatgAAAATGTAAGCGTTTAAAcagggatttttttgttgttgctgtataTGATGCTTTATTATTTCCAGCAATGATCACCAAGATAAATGGTCATTGGCTACAGTGTGTTCTTCAACCAATTTACTCCACCCACTGATGTCTCTCAAAAACGGAAACAAACTGTGCAAAAGTTGAGAGGAGGgtggtatgggtgtgtgtgtgtgtgtgcacatgtgcatgcatgtctgtttgtgtgtgtgtgtaatatgtgtgctCTTGCTTCAGGTGTGATGCTATTGTTGTATGTGTTGTGGCGAGCTGTGGTGGTCTTTTTTTAATCTCCTACGTGTTCAGCATATACTCATAGTTTCCTGTCTCCACTACACAGCCGGAGTGATTATGTCCAATGGTGCGGTGAGGGGGTGAGGCCTGTGTTCTATAAGAACCAGATCATCACTTAGATCAGACATAACTTCAGCCACTCCAACAGCCTTTAGGTCTCCGTACCACCCAACGAGGGCACCTGCTGCGCAATTAGCGTTGACTCACACAGATTTTGACATTTACCCAGGCAAGCGGCAAAGATAAAGATCTGACTTATTTAGACTGCCACGGTAGATTTGTGCTCCAGCGGTACTGCACACGGTATCTAGCAGAGAGAGCCGAGGTGTCATTATGGCGACGAGGCTCAGCTTGGTCTCCCCTACGTGCGCTCTCCTATGCCTCGCCACATGGATGGGCTCTGTCTATACAAGTGAGTTTTCCCATTTTGTGCTGAGTTTTTGGAGTCACGTGAGGATGGGTCTTTAAACTGGAGTACACGGAGGTGCGTGATGAGTTAACCCTGATTTaacttctctctctttcctccctgtCTCGTCTAGCCCATGGACCGGTGGACAGCTGCTGTGAGAACTGGAGTAACACCACAGTCAGCGTGGACAAGATCGTGAACTACACCATCCAGTCTGTGGCACGCTGTTCCATCCCGGCTGTGGTGTGAGTATCCCCGCTGGCACGTTTCACTACACCGCTGTTACACTTGAGCCTTGTCTCGACTTAGTAGCCCTGTAGTCAAGACCGCCAAGTCCAAACCAAGTCGATTCCAAAGACTTTCAAGGTGGCGAGGTCAAGACCGAGATCAATCGGGCCAAAACATAAGACGTGTACCAGAACAGTGCAGGTCCAATTGAACACCAGGACTTGAATGTACCAAGAGTTGCAGTTTGTAGTATTGCATTTAAATTTGACAGAATGTACTAAGAGTTCCAGTCTGTACTGTTACACTAAATGATAGCGATATTAGAATCATCAGTTCTAACTTGCACTACAGGTTATGGGTCAGTGtttttgtaaagcgctttgagtggctgttgcagctagagaagtgctatataaaatgtaacttgattgattgattgattgacttaaCTGTAGTTGTAGACCATTGTAGTATGTCAGAATTTCACTACACTGTAATACTTATTTAGCCCCCCCAACCCTCCAAATTAATATTTAAGAGACACAACTTAATAACAACGAAATAAGGAACAAATTAAATTAGACTGCATTATGCTGCGAAATCCTAGTCGAGTTCGAGACCTTTAAAATGTGGACTCGAGACCAAGTCAAGTACTTCAACCCAACTACTTTTCCAAATGTACCCCCCCACACAACTAAGTGGTATTTAGTTTAGAAAGTCATCAGAAGTTAATGGATCAAGATAGAAAATTCACATTTGACACCGCTGGCATTTTAACGCCAATCACTCACGACCAACGGCAATCAAACTGACAATCAGTGACGTCGATGAACTCTGTTGCAGGTTTATAACCAAGCAGGACAGGACGATCTGCTCCAACCCTGCCAGATGCTGGGCCAAAAAGGCCATGAGAAAGGTGGACAAAGAGAATGAGGTGGCTCCTGCGGAGAAGAAGGAAGAGGGCAAGAGAAACAAAGACGCCGGCGGCCTACCAGAGGGCAGCGGACTCCCAGAGTGCACACAGAGGAGGAGAGGCACAAGGGAAAGAATGGGACAGGGGATCAGGCCGCAAGGGAGGAAACGGAAAGGACTCCGTGTTTAAATCACAAAGAAGAACAAGGCGAGGAAGCCTGTCGAACTCTGCACAGCGGATATTGCTCCCGCCAAACGCATTTATTTGTCCTGTTTGTGCCACATCGGAGCCAACAAACCTGACAAAATTTACACAGCTTCATATTTTTGCTTCCATTAGTCAATATATCCTATGAATTctgatatatattaaaaaaaaacataccctgtctttagatatatgtgtgttctacGTCATTGGCCAATAAAAGGAAATGCATCAACGTTGTGTTGGGGAGTTTTATTGGGTGGTGCTGTGCACCAGAAAACCACAAACGGACAGACAACCACTTCTTACTCACTGCAGGCATGTTATTCACAGTGACAACGTGCAGCCCAGTGAATAACGCACAAACCCCACCCGCAGTGAACACCATTGTAGTTATGGAGTTGTATCAGTGTAGTTTGGAGTGATGGAGTGATGAAGTGATGGAGTCGTCGCAGGTTTCCTGGCACATGGAGTTTTGTGGTGTGGAGATGGCAGGCATCTTATTTACGCACAAAAGTTTGACGCGTTGTGATGCATGCCATGATAAAGTTGCTGAAAATGGTTGTGTGTTTGTCAGTGGGGTTTCATAGCATAGTGATAGGACACGTGTGTTGTGTTCTTCCGTGACAAAAGACTCAAACACTGTCAGGCTGATTTCTCGCCTCAATCTGTGAAATATCTTTTTTCACTTAAAATTAAGACGGTACACTCTCAGCCACCCACAGAAACCACTTCCTGAATGCTACAggctcagggtgtgtgtgtgtgtgtgtgtgtgtgtgtgtgtgtgtgtgtgtgtgtgtgtgtgtgtgcacccttacaagtgatttttttgtgtgtttttacaatgaaacatttgtgtgtgtgtgcatgtgcatgtgcatgtgtgtgcatgtgcatgtgtgtatgcgcccttttaagtgtttttttttttgcaaagaaaaatttgtgtttgtgtgtttctgtttggggtGGCCTAATTTCAGCGTGTGGCTATTAGAGGCAGTGTTTCCTGTCTTCTTATAAAACCAAAAACTATAAGTTAAATGTGTTGTCTTCTGGCAACAAGCCGTTTAATTGACACAGACAACAACGTAGCCGTAAACAACAAAAACGTATCGCAGTGTCACTGTAAGCCATGCGACACACAACTCCCAAACTGAGGAGGACCTGAAAAGATCATTTCATTGTGTGACTTGAGCTTTAAGTGCTCATTCAGATGCGCTGATGCCCCTTTTGGATGATTTCTATACCTGGGCAAGAGGAAATGCAAAGGTAAAATGTTACAGCATGACTGCTGatcatcacatacacacacacatatactgtacatcacatatactgtaatatatattgtataatatatataatagaaTAGATTAATATAACACATaatatatatacatccatccatccatacattatccaaaccgcttatcctgcctattccagcagtcattgggcggcaggcagggagacaccctggacaggccgccaggccaccacagggctgacacacacacacacacacacacacacacacacacacacacacacacacacacacacacacacacacacacacacacacacacacacacacattcatacccagggacaatttagtgcggctgattcacctgacctacatgtctttggactgtgggaggaaaccggagcccccggaggaaaccaacgcagacacgggggagaacatgcaaactccacacagatgacgacctgggatgactcaccaaggttggactagcccagggctcaaacccagaaccttcttgctgtgaggccaccgtgttgccccatatatatatataaatatgtagcgcctccagtgcaaactaggggtagcagtaaaggtgctaacatctaactaggttcggtgaggggtttgccttgactatttcacgagaggagttgatgtgtagttgaacagttgacaaatTTATTgcttcacaacagcaaaatatgcacaacgctgacttttacataagagaattgaaataaaacaaaatagagctctttaaagtaaataaaataaaaaaccaaagaaaacctcattcaaatcacaaccctcaatgagtgttagcagtttgagatgaaagaaaaattcagttccttgtccttgagtgtgtgttagtccaagagttcagttcctgatccgtgagtgtattgGATATATTTCAATGATGACTATtcctaccctggtagaggaaataggctagtgtgtatgggttcttatctggtgtctggatgaatgattcaggcttgtcagacgtttcctgggacagatcctacggtaggccactgcttctatgatcgtccacagtctcactgggctgggctcgccatcacaatcttccaaattctatctggtagttcaaaaaaactaaaacaacacaaatagtgcagaacagtaagtattccattctatatctgtttctaacatgagatctcattaatttctttccattcagaacatcttacaatatgctttccattaaatgtacactaccgttcaaaagtttgggatcacattgaaatgtccatatttttgaaggaaaagcactgtactgttcaatgaagataactttaaactagtcttaactttaaagaaatacactctatacattgctaatgtggtaaatgactattctagctgcaaatgtctggtttttggtgcaatatctacataggtgtatagaggcccatttcaagcaactatccctccagtgttctaatggtacaatgtgtttgctcattggctcagaaggctaattgatgattagaaaacccttgtgcaatcatgttcacacatctgaaaacagtttagctcgttacagaagctacaaaactgaccttcctttgagcagattgagtttctggagcatcacgtttgtggggtcaattaaacgctcaaaatggccagaaaaagagaactttcatctgaaactcgacagtctattcttgttcttagaaatgaaggctattccatgcaagaaattgctaagaaattgaagatttcctacaccggtgtgtactactcccttcagaggacagcacaaacaggctttaaccagagtagaaaaagaagtgggaggccgcgttgcacaactgagcaagaagataagtacattagagtctctagtttgagaaacagacgcctcacaggtccccaactggcatcttcattaaatagtacccgcaaaacaccagtgtcaacatctacagtgaagaggcggctgcgggattctgggcttcagggcagagtggcaaagaaaaagccgtatctgagactgaccaataaaagaaaaagattaagatgggcaaaagaacacggacattggacagaggaagactggaaaaaagtgttgtggacggatgaatccaagtttgaggtgtttggatcacaaagaagaacgtttgtgagacgcagaacaaatgaaaagatgctggaagaatgcctgacgccatctgttaagcatggtggaggtaatgtgatggtctggggttgctttggtgctggtaaggtgggagatttgtacagggtaaaagggattctgaataaggaaggctatcactccattttgcaacgccatgccatacccagtggacagcgcttgattggagccaatttcatcctacaacaggacaatgaccctaaacacacctccaaattgtgcaagaactatttagagcagaagcaggcagctggtattctatcggtaatggagtggccagcgcagtcaccagatctgaaccccattgagctgttgtgggagcagcttgaccgtatggtacgcaagaagtgcccatccaaccaatccaacttgtgggagctgcttctggaagcgtggggtgcaatttctccagattacctcaacaaattaacagctagaatgccaaaggtctgcaatgctgtaattgctgcaaatggaggattctttgacgaaagcaaagtttgatgtaaaaaaaatcttatttcaaatacaaatcattatttctaaccttgtcaatgtcttgactctattttctattcatttcacaacatatggtggtgaataagtgtgacttttcatggaaaacacaaaattgtttgggtgatcccaaacttttgaacggtagtgtatatgaattGTAAAatcattacttaatcactacatatatataattctgttacacaaaatcaatgcaatcacagtgtagcctcaacacaaaccatttaagtgcgctaaccacttaaaccgaatggctttaacgtcaacaggatAAGTGCCACGCATCTTGAATGCTACATAATTCCCCaatgcttcactgactaagctagcgcttagcactagctaactattgGCGTGAGCCGTCTTCTAAAACATTCAACGTGACACAATGCTATAACATTCTCATAACTATgatacaatacgtaccaaagcacaggctattcaaacattagacattcttatgactccgactggttttatgaagagtatcttaacagctaaCTGACCCAGCGTTATCTTTTCCCTTCGgtggttagcaataagctagcACAAGAACCTGCTTTGCTCGCCGGAGTTCCAAATACgtaaaactcgacagaccttcgtctcgtgagctcacagatgagattctgattacacaaaacacttttcagaatcaaaaaATGCCAATACTCTAACTTTCTAAGGCTATGTATAATGAAATTCAGTCGTCGGTTGAAGAGCACAATCTCCATGATGTCCACAAAAAGAAATGAGGGGGAAAAGAAAGAGACTACTGCGTGTcgcagtctctaccctagcgagttgcatagtgcgccccttcaggagcggcatgtcactacacctctaaatcaatgactattagtagccctatatgtcatatgggttacataTAAAACTCAGCAGAAAAAGCAAggcaatttgtgtttggtagattatttcttgttGCAACAATGCTTCTTTGCAATagatcttatatcaggcacctgattgtcagcacccggggtaccagaaactcaaaacaagagtcaatagcaacagtaaaataagctgtttggcattggcagagaagatttggcaaatttttcatgagcgcaacccacatactcatcagctctgctgctcatcccacaaacgcATGGtccttaaaagggaaataaacaggctttccgtttattgccaagaagc is a genomic window of Lampris incognitus isolate fLamInc1 chromosome 14, fLamInc1.hap2, whole genome shotgun sequence containing:
- the LOC130124262 gene encoding C-C motif chemokine 2-like, whose translation is MATRLSLVSPTCALLCLATWMGSVYTTHGPVDSCCENWSNTTVSVDKIVNYTIQSVARCSIPAVVFITKQDRTICSNPARCWAKKAMRKVDKENEVAPAEKKEEGKRNKDAGGLPEGSGLPECTQRRRGTRERMGQGIRPQGRKRKGLRV